Genomic segment of Schistocerca piceifrons isolate TAMUIC-IGC-003096 chromosome 1, iqSchPice1.1, whole genome shotgun sequence:
AGGAAATACAAGAGGAAAGGAAaaggacatttatttaaggaagtaTAAAGCTTAGTCAGCAGAAATCTTCATAAAACACTAATGACATGTTTCATTCAAGACACACATCAGTTATTCATTTGCActgtatattcagtaaatatattcCTGTAGTatctgtgttttattcagtttacTCTCCCTGAATTTACACGATGGAGACAGAAGCTATGACGTTTGAGTGAATTCATTGAATAATTTTTGTTCAAGGAAAGGTAAATTGGGCCTTCGGAAAAAATTCTCGTTTTTGTTCTTGACTGAGTCAAGAGGCATTCACCTGATAGTGGGTATCAGATTTTTGAAGTTAAAACTTAAGTATTTCATACAGTATCATCTGAATGGTCAGTGATGTTAGTGTGAGTTAATAATGAATTATGCACCATTCAGTTACAGGAATAGAAATAGTAACACAGTGAAGCATTTCTTCTAATAAGTTTCCTGCCATTAAGTATAGTTATATTGTAACATGGGGAACAAGGAATTGTGAATTTGGTAATGGCAGGAAGAGTGTTTGgggggtagaaattgtagaggcagaccaaggcttgaatacagtaagcaggtccacatggatgtaggctgcaagagttatgtggagatgaagaggcttgcacaggatagactcctatcatggtgagctgcatcaaaccagtatttatAGTAATGAGTGCAACATAAAGATACTGGAATATGTTTCACTATTGTTAAATTTCATAGAGAATTATTATTGACACTGTAGTTCAGAATTCCAATTCGCATTGAAATATCTTCTGAGTATTTGAACTGTTCTCTCCCAGGAGTTTTGAAACGGAGTGTATACGCTCCAGGaagaacctgggaattttttcatcctgaAGAAAACCAGGGAATTCTGGGGacttttcgttgttttagttttcagttacgttttgactggtaagaactgatactcaaacaaagaattttacttgtgCCCGGTACAGCAAGTTATTTTTGtcaatttgataaaaaaaattggcTTTAATTAATCTTTTCCACGGAGGCACTTTGTTTGAAACGCTTACTGGCCTAGTGACAAATGTTTgcagaatttcaagtgcacgttatcatttGGGACGTatagcattatgccataataaagaactaatCCTGAGATGATAcagtattggtactccaagaaTGTTTGCATCCCAAAAATCACACTGAAAGGTTTAATATGAGCTTGGGGCCTATgtctttgtgaatctggacatacaaatgtgctctTTAAGTCGAATTATGAGTTTtattatggtttacgaaattctggTGCTctcggagtatcctctgatgtcctgtttcgttTATGATGTAATGTGAAgtctcttaatgctatataggtATGAACATAAGGGCTACCTACGTCGTCATAGCTGTGCAGGTGCAGTAATGCCGTttcctggcgctctctggcaactgctaaatcGAATTTTGATGGGTTGCGGGAAAATACTGCAATTGTTGGTTTGAAAGTGTTACTTTTGAAGTACATTTCATTTTACACAATATGAGTTATGTTACACTTGCAAACAtgcttttaatttcttaaatcacagagcatttgattcTCATTTATAGCTTAACACTTCGAGAAGATTTTCGAAAAGAcaaccagacatttatgtcattacttaaaattttactggtacatttgtgtgatgtatcgaaGTGTAACACACGAAAAAAAGACGGATATTGTACGTGAAAGttaagcttttcttgtagctacactacaGACATAAATTTatgccattaacttttcctatttgtatgtTGTGTTCTATGCACTGAATCACTTCATTTACATGCGATACATCTTCTGAAAGACAAAAACAGAATTTTGGAAATCATTTTTTGCTGTTGCGTTTACGTGTTAATGTCTGAAGCGGATTGCTTGCACAGTTGACAAAGGCACCTGGAAAACAGGAGATGTAGTTTATGATTTAGTCGGCACAGTTGCTATTTATCTTAAATTAGATGAGGTATAAACCGCTTCACTCTTAAcatttctacttatccttcactgtgCAAAAAGGCACTCCATCAATATTAGCcgaaatttttgaaaaacaagactAAGCCTGACAGCCCAAGCACATCGGCTGCATTTACGTGGAAGCGAAAATcagattgcggaattggaaaactggCAGCCAGAAACTGATTTccggaatcgattttgaagtgtttagatgaccacccagaagcggtattggaTCTGTTTACAAAATCCAGTTCTGGTTGCCTCATGTGAACGCAATGAATATCTGCTACCATCAGCttgcgagatcatgtgacatgagccaTGATTGGCTTAGAAAAGTGCATCGCGATCTTGATTTAGTTTCTTCAGAAACTAACattctgtgtttggtggaatttgattATGTAAGTTCGTAATTCGagaatatgcagcatacatgttgctgcaaatcaaatatCTTTCGAATTCGCCCACTCCCCCCCCGATCTTTGTTTCCTAAAGCGACGGGAGGTTCTATGCCAGTATATAAAACCttgaccattcaaaggattgacgaGTTTTCCCATTCCAAGCGAAAGTATACTGTCTcacctgggaggaagtgtattttttaaTAGGGAAGAGTCTGGGAATTTTTTCCCTTGTCCACGTATAAACCCTGTGAAATCAACATCAGAGCTGCGCAAATTCCAATTTGTTTGCTCCTTCCTGTTTTTCTGCTTTTTGGGTGATATGTAGTAAACTAAATTGCCAGTAGCCTTCCATCATTTCAATCTGCTGGTTGCTCTCTAATAAATTTGTAGTATTATTACTCCCATCTGTCATTAAAATTGGACTATGAAATCCAGATCATTTTCTGATACTGACATAATAGTACAAACAACAATAACTATGACTTACTGTGAACTGTTAAGACATGTCACATTTATGGTTGTAAAATAGGTAATGAAGGGGAAAAAAAGTACTACTGAAAACAATCAACAGTGTTACTGTCCACTTCCATTCAGAAGTAGATAAAATCAGTAATCTCGGTGTATAATTTGTGTATTGTCTTCAGTATCTCACATGCATTCTCTCTTTCTCACAAACGTTTTTACATTTATCTAGTTGAGATTATTTTTTACTTGTGTAATCTTTTGTATCAGGACCTCTTCAAGTTGTCGTGGCAGCTGGTCCTTACACACAGACTGATACATTGATGTATCAGCCATTGGAGGACTTGGTGTCTTACATAAGAAACCATGAGCCACATGCATTGATACTAGTGGGGCCATTTGTAGATGCCAAGCATCCACATGTTGAGGAAGGAAAACTTGCAGAAACACATGATTCTCTGTTTGAGAAGATAGTTGAAGGAATTATGGAACCACTTAGAGGGTGAGGTTATGTTGCTGACAGCATGAGCTTTCAACATATTATTTATCTGACGGCATTGTTTGTTCTAGTTGTAGTGTATCAAGAAAGGGTATAAAAAATCCCAGTAGTGAAACTTTATTTTCCTTCTAGGTCTCACACACAAGTTGTTGTTGTACCATGTTGGCGAGATGTCCATCATCATGTGATATACCCAACACCACCATTTTTACGTACAAAAAGATTAATGTATACTAACTTGCATTTTATGTCTGATCCGTGCCAGTTTTCAATCTGTGGTGTTAAGTTTGGTGTTACATCCGTAGACGTCTTGTTCCACCTTGGGAAGGAAGAGATATCTTAGTAAGTGGTGCTAGATAATATTGTAAGATATAGTAACTCTTAAGTTGGTTGAAGTTTGATTCTGTTTGGTTTTAAAATATCCACAGAACCCAAACTAGCCTCTTACCTGACTGTTTTGTGATACTTCAAATTTGGTTTTAGTCAtattaaactgaaagttaattCAGTGATAAGATCAATACAAGAGTAGAAAGTGTGCAAAATGTGTTGATTTGTGCTGTGGCATTTGTTTGTTAGCTACACCCATGTTGTAACTGAGACAAGTGTCATTGCGAACATCAGGTTGCGTAAGTAATGTATGAGTATGGTACATGAAGTTAGTAAATTTTCAATGCATTCTTTGCAGTCCTGCTCAGGGTTCAGACCGTCTTGGGCGGTTGGCTGGTCATGTTCTGTCCCAGCGGAACTTCTATCCACTTTTTCCACCTGCTGAAGAGTTAAGCGTGGATCTGGGCCACTGGGAAAAACTTTCACATCTTCCTGTTGCACCACACATTCTTATTTTGCCATCAGATTTACGTTATTTCATAAAGGTGAGTTTAATATTTCCAGTGCCTATCGGTAATTGTATGCAGTGCATAACTTGTAGAATTTAAAGTACATTTCCCACAAACAGTAttcatctctctctgtctctcttatcTGATTATTAAAAATTTATACATTGATTCTATTGTCAATAGTACATGTAATTGTATTGGATGTAATAAGTTTTTTCTAATTATAGTTTTTCATGGAATTGTTTCAGAACATAAAAGGTTGCTTGGTTGTTAATCCAGAGCGGCTTGCCAAAGGATTGGTTGGTGGGAGTATGGCACGTTTAGAAATAAAAGCTGCAGGACAAGGATCGCAGTTTCCTGTCAGTGTTGTTGCTCAGATTTTGAAGATTTAACTCTATTAATGGACTTccaaattttaaatataattatgtACTTCATGCTTCGAAATAATTTTAAGATAATAGGACTGAGATGAAACATGCACACAGTTGGTCCAGTGTCAAATTTCCTGCAGATTTTAAGCCTTCCTGAATCATTTGTGTCAGATATTAGAAAACTCTAGTATTGTGAAGTTTTttatgaagggatgcaagtggaaGTAGAAATTTATGATGGTTTTCTTACAAGCTAAAATTGGCCCTAAATGGTACCATTCAGATGTGGCACTATTTTAAAGTACCATTACTGTTGTTCATTTAGTTGCAGCTCAAAAGTTGGCAAAGTAGTTCGTTTACGATGAGCACTTTAAAgttgaggttttcatttgattaTTTTTTGTAAATGCCAAACTTAATACCAGTGCCTTGAATTGCTGTGAACGATGTGTGATTATTGATCACTTTCTGAAAAGATGTTACATTAATGTGTTCTCTCGAGAACTGGTCCAGGTTTCTGAAAATGTGGACTCTTAAGGTGAATGTTTTGAGACACTAtaaaacattttgtacaaaaaatttatttcattgtgtttgtaTAAAACCTACAAGACATAACTTGTAATGGTACCTCACCTTAACCCTTCGGCTTGAAAACGTAGTCATTAATAATAGGGTAAGCTGAAAGCTGCACACGAGTTTTTGGAGAAAAACACAAACCCATTCTTTCCTtgcttcaaattaaaatttatatttacaagATAGATCATTTCCTAAAACTGTTTCTTACATAGTGCTACCATTGTTCAGACTTTTGTCATAGTGGGGAACCAACTTTTCTAGGCCTCATTGTAGAAAGATACTGTCAGTGAAGGCAGTCACTGAAAAGTTTTTCACGTTGTCATTGCTGTAAAAGTGCCTTCCTGCAAAATCACATTCAAAAGTTCGAGAATGTGGGGTTGTCAGAATGTGCGAGATCATGGCTGTATGGCAGGTGATCAAACTGCTGCCAACTGAACTGTTGAATAAGGTTTTGGGTGATGCCGGTAGAATGGGAatgtgcattatcatgaagcagcatatGCCTTTTCTGATTATTCCACGCCTTTTGAATTGTGCACCAAGGTTTTCTCGGAACACAGTGCACTGATGTTTTGTTCTTACAACtttattttgaatttgttttttgAGGGATTGTGAATGCCTCCTCTCCATTGACTGTCATTTGGTTTCTGGACTACATCGCCGGTCACAATTCTGTTATGGAATTCATCTCCATTGTTACTTTATTAGGTAAGAAATTTCAAAGCATTGCAAAGGCACTTCATTTCGTGAGCTGTTGCAAGTGTTTTTGGAACCCAACAGGAACACATTTTGCAAAAATTTAAGTGATTTGTGACACTTGCAAAACAGGCTTTCAAATTTGTGGAAACTTGTCACAAAGCATTCTTATTGTCAACTATCTGTTTTCACGAATTTTCTCATTCACTTTCTCAACCAAACCATCTTTGACAACGGATGAACATTGGTTCGGCCAGCATTGAATTGCCTCCCCCACTTTCTCACCATTCAATCATACATATCTAAAACTTGATGAATTTCAACTGGATTAATATTGTTTGTGTTCAAAAATCTTATACAGAATGTATTTCAATCTGTGGTCTCGGAGATGGTGTTAAACATTTTGAATGATCCCTaacaaatgccaacacaacacaacacaacctagcggtgtgtgtgtgtgtgtgtgtgtgtgtgtgtgtgtgtgtgtggtgtgtgtctgtgtgtgtgtgtgtgtgtgtgtgtgtgttggaaagaCAATGAACCAGAGGGACGAGTGTGAATATGTGGAACAGCGACAAGAATGCTGTGATGGCGGCAGAGCAGAAAAACTTTCTTGACACACTCTTAAAAGTCGTGAGGAACAGTTTTATTGGGAATTTGTTTCTAGAAAAATCATGCCAAACAAAGTTCCATATTGCACATGTACTGTAATCTGAACAATGTGACTAGCTGATACTGagagatggtgtttgtgtgtgaCCGACATAAATTTGCATTAGTGATAGGCTTTATGGTGTAGTAAGTTTTGAATATTGTATTCATTGTGAAAGATAAATATTCTGGGCTGTTATGCAGTGGTCAGATCAACATAATAGCCtggaaaattttcataattatgGTTGTTCTTGTGTTAAAATGTTTTATCCAAGGGTCACCGTCAAGGCTTTAGCCCTCTTTCAGAAGATTCCTCTGCAGATCGAATCTTTGTTTTTTGAACATAAATCTTGAGACTGCCGCCCCTCATCGGTGTTGTGGAGCCTGTCACCATATTGTGTCAACTAAATATCTGTGGCACTAGAGTGCAGTGCCAGGCAGTATAATACGTAGTCTGACCACTACGTAATAGTGCAGAATATTTAATTTTGATATTTTACACAAGAACAGTGCAGTGCATGGAGAACTCAAATTTTATTGCACATTCAAGGCTGTCTCTTAAATAAATGTACATTAGTCACATACAGTCACTGAGACACCCTCTCATATACCAACTAGTCACATTCTTCAAGTAACAATATATTTGCAATATAGAACTATTTTTCGACATGACTTCTATGGAAACAAACGCCCATTAAAACTGGAAACTAGCATACGAATTCTAAGGTAAAGTGACACACTTGCAGAGTGTGTGACCATAGCCAAAAAGGGAGAAGTAGCACACTCAAATGTACTCGTGGAAGCAGAATGCTAAGCACTGATGAGTGATGTTAATACCAATGTGACTTGTCTGACAGAAAATGCTGTAATGCCACACACTTTCCTGTTTTTGCTTAAAACCTGTAGGTTGAGGTATGTAGATGTGTTTGTTTACCCATTTGGTTGCAGTTTCATTGTTAGTGATGACTCTACACGTCCCTTAGCAAAATGTTTTCATATTAGTATACATACTTAGCGCGCACACATGCAGTACAGTGCAGACCTAGAAATGCCTTTAGTCTGCTCTGTAAGCAGTAATGCACAGGTAAATGAAAGGTTAGTTTGTGGTTCTTCTGTACTAAGAAGCTAAAGCTTCaaattggctttttttttttttttttccaagaaacTATTAGCTGTCTTGTCAGTGGAGCAAACTTCTAAGGACTTCTTATTGCACTGCCGGCATGAATAATTTTCACAAGTGTCCACTGTCAGCACCTTATTTCACAGCACTCGTTCTCTGTAGAAAGGAAATTAGAAGTTGGTAACTTCACAAATAAAACAGGATTAAGGTTTAATTCTTGCAGTAGAAACTTAATTGTTTAGGGGGATCGAACATTCAAGGGACACTGCTGATTTGGAGCCGCCAAGGAACAAACCAGCAGTAAGCTGCATAGAATTTTGCGGACATTAAAGCCCATGAAAATATAAGCAGTAAAGTAGTGCAGTGCAACAGGCTGATAGCTGTCTTACACATAATTTTATATCTGAAGAGCTATGTATGTATTGCAGTGAGCTGCACAGGTTACTTGTTGTAAATTCATCTAGTAAAAGACACAATTGTAGTGTATGTGAGGAACATAATATCGAATCATTTTTTGTCCAAAAAACTAAATTTTACAGAAACAAAAGATTGACGCTTCGTAATAACCTGGGGGGACACTTTTCACAAATATTAAATTATGAAGTTGTTATGTTTGGGGCTTGCTTCTAGCAACTTGAAAAACTGAAATGAATTTGCAGTTGTGTTCTTCAAATTTAAGGGAAATTTGTTTGCTTTGATTGAATAatttgtaaaatataaaaataatctaTTCATAAGGTAAGTGACAAACCAGTTATTTTTATAGTAACAAAACATgggcttttaaaataaaatttaattattcacaatTAACATTGTAATGTATAGTGTACTCATAATGTTCACCTTACTGCCAGTAGACTTCCTAATAGGTTCTATATCAAACTAACATCGTGTTGTAGAAAACTGTATTATTACACAGTCAACATATTCACATAAAAATCACCTTTAAATACATCTCAGTGTCTTTGTGCTGCTCTATAGTTCTTGAAGGACATACTGTAGTATTTAAATGCTTCTTTGTGTTCTTAGTAAGGGGAACTGGATGGTTGTTTGGTTATGTATATTTGGGTTTAAATTGATACCAAATTTATTAATGTGTGTTGAGTGGTTTCCGTTTTACAAGGGTTTTAGTAAAACCCTGCAACGCACACTTTTCATGAACTCTGCCTTCTTTTTACTCACTAGTGACTACTTGTTATAGTACAGCTGTTTGAAAGCCTAGTTGGTAACACTGATGAAATACTGTTGGCAACAATAATGAAAACAGCtgccaggtgtgtgtgtgtttttttccccccctcccaGTTGTTTGTTTGTGGTGATTGAAAGTGAAGTTTATGGTATTCGTATTTCAGCATTTATATCTCAGCAAATGAGTTTATATTGTGTAAAAATGCTGCGAATACAAAACGAGAAAACATGagttcagtggggggggggggagatgtaaccaaaaacagcttttgcatcgtGGTGAATCTGAAGTCGAAGTTCATTGTGAAGGTGAGCCTAGGCCTAGTACTAGTACCGATGCCGCTTGTGCTTCTAAAACAAGCTCTTCTTCTAAGAAGCTTACCCATAACTTGGCTAATTATGACATATGGAAAAGGAGGAGGTCGCTATGATATTGTTAATATCAAAAGTTTAGGTAACCTAGTTAGCCAAATTGCGGTGTGTATAAAATGtaaccttccccatgaaccatggaccttgccattggtggggaggcttgcgtgcctcagcaatacagatggccgtactgtaggtgcaaccacaatggaggggtacctgttgagaggccagacaaacgtgtggttcctgaagaggggcagcagccttttcagtagttgcaggagcaacagtctggatgattgactgtcctggccttgcaacattaactaaaacggccttgctgtgctggtactgcgaacggctgaaagcaaggggaaactacggccgtaatttttcccaggggcatgcagct
This window contains:
- the LOC124784686 gene encoding DNA polymerase alpha subunit B isoform X2; the encoded protein is MLLEYRYCFRKGEALGCLSQEIIRKEDVPKENTPDGSAVKKLVSQGRSPRAVFSPASFSPKVATPSTKYESRTNSGDIVLEHGNCEGASWSARTKFTPVVAHDEVKHQRFRFMFERLQEKADILDDVIHELGQELLQQNNLSEPTNPTVRHAELFVAAGRVCCDANGRLNPTSVLLESEQSFGCGKSVALDLSQLETYSLFPGQIIAIEGVNLDGKKVIVKKLYTDIKPVLADSLPTFSNDDGPLQVVVAAGPYTQTDTLMYQPLEDLVSYIRNHEPHALILVGPFVDAKHPHVEEGKLAETHDSLFEKIVEGIMEPLRGSHTQVVVVPCWRDVHHHVIYPTPPFLRTKRLMYTNLHFMSDPCQFSICGVKFGVTSVDVLFHLGKEEISYPAQGSDRLGRLAGHVLSQRNFYPLFPPAEELSVDLGHWEKLSHLPVAPHILILPSDLRYFIKNIKGCLVVNPERLAKGLVGGSMARLEIKAAGQGSQFPVSVVAQILKI
- the LOC124784686 gene encoding DNA polymerase alpha subunit B isoform X3 translates to MEKCLMEHVFSQRKEDVPKENTPDGSAVKKLVSQGRSPRAVFSPASFSPKVATPSTKYESRTNSGDIVLEHGNCEGASWSARTKFTPVVAHDEVKHQRFRFMFERLQEKADILDDVIHELGQELLQQNNLSEPTNPTVRHAELFVAAGRVCCDANGRLNPTSVLLESEQSFGCGKSVALDLSQLETYSLFPGQIIAIEGVNLDGKKVIVKKLYTDIKPVLADSLPTFSNDDGPLQVVVAAGPYTQTDTLMYQPLEDLVSYIRNHEPHALILVGPFVDAKHPHVEEGKLAETHDSLFEKIVEGIMEPLRGSHTQVVVVPCWRDVHHHVIYPTPPFLRTKRLMYTNLHFMSDPCQFSICGVKFGVTSVDVLFHLGKEEISYPAQGSDRLGRLAGHVLSQRNFYPLFPPAEELSVDLGHWEKLSHLPVAPHILILPSDLRYFIKNIKGCLVVNPERLAKGLVGGSMARLEIKAAGQGSQFPVSVVAQILKI